TGGACCTTTTGAAATTGGCAGGCGGGCCGAATGCAGAGGACCTTCGTAAAAAAGCACCAAAGGATATGTTAGGTGATAAAGATGTCGGTTTTAGCGATTTGATGAAAAAAAGAGGACAGAAAAAGAGTTTTGAGACAGGCGGGGTACTCAAGGTATTCCGTGTTAAAGTATCGATTTTCTATACGGAAGGAAATAAAAAAGAAACCTATAGCGTAGAAACATTTAGGAGCACTAAATACTAATGTTTGTAATGCGCCGGTCTAGACATGGTTTCACTTTGGTGGAGATTTCCATTGTTGTGATGATTATGGCTGTGATTTTTACTGGAATTTTTTCTGTTTTTTATACAGCCAATAAAATTTCGAAAAAAGGTGCATCAAATAAAGGAGCTAATCGAAAAGATATTCTTTATGCAATGGAGAATATTCGTGGAACGTTAGCCCGCACGTACTTTATTGATAATCAAAAAAGGATTTTGTTTGTTGGTAAACAAGAAGGTGTGACTGGGACAAGAAACGATCGAATTGTTTTTGCATCGGCTAATCCGAATTCAGAAGAAGAAGGGCAGGCGTCGGTTCGGGAAGTTTCTTTTTATCTTCGGAAAATGCCGAATCCTAAAATGGACGGTTTGTCCTATCTCATTCGGAGAGAAGATGAAATGATTGATACTTTTCCTACGCAAGGCGGTGTAGAGCACGTCTTACTTGAGAATGTAAAAAGTTTTCAAATGAAATTTTCAGAACGTGGAGACAAATGGGTAGATGATTGGAATTCCCGAACAACAAAAAAAATTCCAAGATTGATTCGATTTGAAATTATATCACTAGTGGGGACTACCTTTGTTAAATATGAATCGCTTGCGCATCCGGTTATCCTCTACAAATAAAAAAGCAAAAAAGGGGTTTATGGTCTATCTCCTTGTGATGGCCATTGGTACCGCTTCAATGTTTACGGCTTCCAAATTCTTTGAAGACGCGGCTACAGAATACAGAGTGGCTCGTTCCCAAGCAGATGGATTTCGGGCTCATATGCTTGCGAAAGCGGGGTTTATGGGTGCCGTTGGTGCTCTAAAGAAAATCCCGGAAGAGGTGCTCTATCAGTCGGGGTTGGCCATGGATCCGCCTCCGATTCCTCTCGGGGGTGGTGTCATCTATTACACAATGAGTCCGGAAGATGGAAAGATAAACATCAATTCCCTTGTGAAAATTTACGATGACCAGCCGAATCAAAGGACGATTGAGATGGTAACCCGGCTTTTTTACCAATTTGCATTAAAACGAGAAATGATTTTTCCAATTCTGGATTGGATTGATGAAAACCACCAAGAAACCGGAGGGGGTGCCGAACAGTATTACTACAATCGGCTTTCGCCACCAAGGAAAATCAAAAATGCCCCGTTTTATTCCCTCTCGGAGCTCCTAAATGTGAAGGGATTTGATCGGGCGGTCGTCTATGAAAGCTTAAAACCCAAGGACTACGACAAAAATAATTCTAAGGACTTTATGACTGAAGAGGAGAGAGCTCTTCGTTCCGATAAGGATTATGTGCTCTCGAATAATATTACTGCCTACTTGCCTGCGGGTGATTCCTATGATGACCGGATCAATATCAACACTGCGCCCTATTTTGTCTTAATATCCCTTTCCGACTTTATGACCAAACAAGCCGCCATGAAAATTTTGAAACTCAAGTTGCAGAAAGGAGGCTATATTAAAGAATTGAAAGATCTGGAGACAGAACCTGAATTCCAAGTCAAAACAACAGGGGACCTCACTCTGTATAAAGAATTGGCTGGAGAGGGAACGGATGTCTCTGGTGGACGTATCAAAACCAAAGGCGAAGTTTATAAAATCACAGGGGTTGGGATTATAAAGGATAAAGTGGTTCGAAAGGTATCAGGTCTTTTTGACCTTACCAACAACCAAATGTTATACTATACTGAAGATTAATTATGTTATCATTTGACCAATACCTAGCTATCGATTATGGTTCGACGTTTCTAAAAGGAGTACTTTTTAAAAAGGTACTCGGCAAAGTAGTGATCCTTCGAACGGAGAGCCTTCCCGTGGTGGAACTGGACGAATCCGAGGGAGATCCCTTCGAATATAATATCATTCGTTTCATTCAAAGTTTTTTTCCAGAAGAAAACAGATTCCTTCTCAACCTGGGAATCCACAATCTTTTTGTTCGAGATCTCACCGTACCTTTGGTTTCCGAAAAAGCCATCCAAGAAGTATTACCATTTGAAGTAGAAAATTTAGTTCCTTATCCTATGGAGGAATTGGAAGTCATTGGTAAAACTTGGAGATCGAATAAAGAAAACTCAGAAGTCATTTCTTTTAATGTCCATCATTCTGAATTACTTCGGGCATTAAAACCATTTGCTAAGGGAGATCTTTCCTTATCTTGTTTGTCTCTGGACTCTTTTGCTCTTTCTTCTCTAGTGACAAAAAACTATCCATTGTTACTCGCAGAGCAAACTATACTGCAATTGGATTTGGGTGGAAAATATAGCATTCTCAATGTTCTCTTTGAAGGGAAACTACGCCATACTCGCCAAATATATATTGGTGGTGAAGATGTAAGTTTGGAAATTGCAAATCTGCTAAAAATTGAATTAGAGGATGCAAGGGCATTAAAAGAATCTCTCCCAGTCGGCTTTCTTTTTGACACGATCGAAAAGTCGGAAGAAACGAACTTCTTATCCAAATTCCATATTAGTGCGATTCAGTGGAAAACGCTTCGAAAGTTTATTTTGGCAAAGATGGATCAACTCATTCACGAAGTAGAAAATAGTATTTTTTCTCTTCCTGAAACGGAAAGACCAAGTATCATTTTGTTATCTGGTGGGGCCAGTCTGTATCCAGGTCTCACTGCTTATTTGGAAGAAAAGTTAGGAATCAAAACTGGTCGATATGAATTTTTAGGAATTAATGATCCGAGTTTTGTCACCGCTGTAGCGACTGGAACTCATTTTGAATCGAGAAATAAAGTTAACTTTTTGGAAACTGGGTTTGCAAAAAAAATCCACACCAACCGATTTAAATTATCCGCTTTCAAACCCCACCTAATTCTCGTAAGCATTTCTTTGGTTCTTTTATTCGGAGTGTTCTTGATTGGAATTGTTTTAGATAAAAGAAAAATAACTGCTAACAAACTGGTCTTACTAGAAAAATACAAAAATGGGATTGGTGGAGAGCTGGGAGAGGATGAGGATCCGCTGAAGCTCGCCTCTGACAAACTAAAAGCAGAACGAAAGAAAACGGAAATCTATCGTTTGTTCCTTTCCCAGGAAAGTGTTTTGGATGTTTTGAACGAAGCCACTGAACAATTTCCTTCCCCAGAGGTATTACCTTTTATTTTGGATCAGTTCAATTTCGAAGAAAAGGAAATCCAAATTTATGGGCGTGTGAATGAATTTGGAGAAATTGGAACCATCCAATCAGCTTTAGAGAAATCTGAAAAATTTACCAATATACAAATTCAAAACAAAAGACTGATCACTGGAGTAAACAAATTCAAAGTCAGTTTTAAAATCAAAATGGATGTTGTGACTCCTAAGGATGAACCATAATGTTTGACAGGCTAAATGATCGAGAACGTGTTTTAGTCACTGGACTCATCAGTTTTGTGGCTCTTCTTGGAATTTATACAATTATTACTTTATTTTCTGATTTGAGAAATAGTCTCACGGAAGAAATTTTCGAAACTAGATCTCAGGCAACGGAACTTGATCGAGTGATCCGTGAGTATAACTATCTGCGCGGTTTACAGTCTGGTGGAAGTGAAGAAGATGTCAGTGTGATGTATTCGAAATTGGATCAAATTCTAATTCGTTACAACTTAAAAGACAAAGTCCAAACCATGAAGGATACAAGCAACGTTATCCAAAAAGATTATAACAAAATTACGATTGATGTATCCTTTCGTTCTGTTTTGTTGCAGGACATTATTAAACTTGTTTATGATATTGAAAAGAATAAACAAATTCAAGCAAAGGTAGACTTACTCAGTTTTCGAAAGCCATTTGCTGAAAAAGAAATTTATGATGTGAATTTAAAAGTTTCATCATATAGCCGTTTATCGAAAGGGAAATAGTATGTCAAAACAAAACGAATTAGAAGACGATTTCCTCAACGAAGAAGACCAAGAAGTTCAAGAAAGCCTGTTGGAAGACGACGGTGAATTGTTTGATGAAGATGGTGATGAGGAACATACGAAGGTCAATCGCAAACAAGTGTTTACGCTCGTTGCCATCGCTTTTGTTTCTTTTCTAGTATTTACTATATTTATATTTCCACTTAATGAAATTGTTCGTTCGATCTTAATCAAAACAGGAAAAGAAACTGGAATCTTTATGGATGCGAAAGAAATCCATTTCCCAATGATTGGAAGAAAGTCTTTTGATAGTTTTGTCGCCAGTTTCCCTTCAGGTACATCGATTAAAGCTGAAGAAATTAGTTTGGGTGTTTCACTTTTTGGTCTGCTCCAATCCCGCTTGGATGGGGATGCTAACATTGGATATTTTAGTTTTGAAGGCAGTGAGTGGGCAGCGAACATTCAAACTTTGGACATTCCACTACGACTTTCTCCGATTGATGATAAAATTACTAAATGGAATGGAGAAGGGGAGATTGATTTAGCTGGTGGAAAAATCAAAGAATCTTCGGAGATCCCATTTTTAGGAAGTTTAAAAGGAACTGACATTCGGAAGGCAAATCTGGTTTTTAAAATACGCTCAGGTAAGTTACTTTTGGAGCGTGGTATTTTAGAATCTTCGCTCGCTAAATTCCAATTCCAAGGTGTGGTTCGTCTCTCCGATAACTTAGCCTTCTCTCAATTAGATTTAAAGGTTTGTTTTACTCTCACGGAAAAATTTGCTCAAGAACGTCAAGACTTAGTTGGTATGGTCGCACTCCTTCCTCAGGAAGGGGGAAAAACTTGTATCCCAATTAGAGGGACATTCTCATCTCCTAAGGTTGATCTTCCCAATTTGAACCAGTTAGGTGGTCCGGCACCAAAAGCGGAAGAATCTGCTATCGAACCGGCACCCGTTCCTTAAATTTTCCATTCTAACTCTGAGTTATCGATTCGATACATAAAAATTGTATTTCCACTTCTAAAAAATACTAGGTCCTCCAGTCATTTCGATAGGAAAAATCAGTAGATAAAAAAAGAGACCCCATTTGGGATCTCTTTCTAATTTCTAAAAACCAAACTCCTATCTTAAATCGAAGTTTGGCTATGATCAGGTTTGGTTATTAGGAACAACCTGTAGTGGATCCGCATGAGATACACTTCAGGCAAGCTCCGTTACGAACCATTTGGAAGGAACCACATTCTGTACAGGAATCACCTGTATAACCTTTGGTTCTGGCTTCCGCGATGATTTTCAGAGTTGCCGCTGCTGATTGTGCAGCAGTCGGTTGAGTGCCACCTGCTACAGCTACCGGTTCAGGTTTTTCTTCCAATACCGATTTCATAGAAATGGGTGCCACATGTAGTGGAACTCTTAGCCCACTACTTTCCTGCTTTCCCACTAGATCTTTGCTCGGTTCTGCCTTCCTTCCAACTTCGTCAGTTCTTAGATCTTCGGGAGATACTTGTGCCAAGTCGTATCTACCAAGGTAAGTAATGGCAAGTTCTCTAAAGATGTAATCGATCACTGAGGTTGACATCTTTATGTGTGGATTGCCTGAAACCATTCCGTTTGGTTCAAATTTGAAGAATGTAAATGCTTCTACAAATTCTTCTAACGGAACTCCGTGTTGGAGACCAAGAGAAATTGCAATGGCAAATGCATTCATAAGAGAACGGAAAGCCGCTCCTTCTTTATGCATATCGATAAAGATTTCACCGAGTTGGCCATCTTCGTATTCACCTGTGCGAAGATATACTTTGTGTCCACCCACCATAGCTTTTTGGGTATAACCTGCACGACGGTGTGGGAGTTTTCTCCTTTCCGCAATGTATTTATACACAAGTTTTTCTGCCACTTCAGTTACCGTTTTTGGAGCAGAAGAAGTTTGTAGTTCTTCGTCTTCTTCACCTACAGCACTTAACAACTGAAATACGGAGTTAAGTGGTTGTGAAAGTTTCGATCCGTCACGGTAAAGCGCATTTGCTTTGATCATCACTTTCCAAGACATTAGGTATGCGTTTTTCACATCCTCAATGGTTGCCTCTTCGGGAAGGTTGATCGTTTTGGAGATAGCCCCCGAAATGAATGGTTGTGCCGCAGCCATAATTCGGATATGTGATTGATAAGATAAAAATCGTTTTCCGTATTTCCCACATTTGTTTGCACAATCAAAAACAGCCAGATCCTTCTCTTTGATGAATGGTGCGTTTTCGATTGTCATCGTTCCGCAAACATAATCGTTTGCTTGGGAGATTTCATCTGCAGAAAAACCTAGTGTTTCCAAAAGGTTAAAACCCATGGAGTTATAAACAGATGGATCAATTCCCAATGTTTTGGAAAGGAAATCTTCGCCTAACGTAAATTTGTTGAATGCAAATTGGACATCAAAAACAAAGGGAAGTTGTTTTTCGAGTTTTTCCAGTACATCTTCTGTAAAACCTTTCTCTTTCAAACGAGCGGTATTGACACCAGGTGCTCCGTTGAAAGTGGCATGGCCTTTACAATAGTTTACGATCGCATCTTGTTCCGCTTGGCTATAACCAAGTTTTTTCAATGCAGCAGGTACTGATTGGTTGATGATTTTAAAATATCCACCACCAGCCAATTTTTTGTATTTCACTAGAGCAAAGTCTGGTTCAATTCCAGTCGTATCACAGTCCATGACAAGACCAATGGTTCCTGTAGGAGCAATCACAGTTACCTGTGCGTTGCGGTACCCATACAATTCTCCCAGTTCTAAAGCTCTATCGGAATCTTCTTTTGCTGCTTCGAGTAGGTAAGAAGGAAGAAACGAAGGATTGATTCCCACTGGAGTGATGGTAAGGCCTTCGTATTCTTCTTTTGGTGCATTGTAAGCGGCACGTCTATGGTTACGAATCACTCGGAGCATATGGTCTTTGTTTTTTTCGTATCCAACAAATGGTCCGAGTTCCTTTGCCATCTCTGCCGAAGTTGCATACGAAGACATATGCATGATAGAAGAAATCGCACCAGTGACTGCCATCGCTTCTTGTGAATCATAAGGAATTCCCATGATCATAAGAAGGGAACCAAGGTTCGCATAACCTAAACCTAAAGTTCTGAACTTGTATGATAGTTCTGCAATTTCTTTGGAAGGGAACTGAGCCATAAGCACAGACACTTCTAGGATGATGGTCCACACTTTGTTTAAGTAGCGATATCCTTCTACATCAAAGGTTCCGTCTTCTTTTAAAAATTTTACAAGGTTTGCCGATGCCAAGTTACAAGCTGTGTTGTCGAGGAACATATACTCAGAACATGGATTCGAGGCATTGATGGCACCGTCTTCAGGACAAGTATGCCATTCATTGATTGTGCTGTGATACTGGGTTCCTGGGTCTGCAGAATTCCAAGCAGCATTCGCAATTCTTTCCCAAAGGTCACGTGCGCGTAATGTTTTTGCCGGTTTTGCATCTCGGTTTTGTGCCTTCGCTTTTTCCTTTTCTGTCCTATTGTAAAGGTGGAAAGGGAGATCCTTTTCGACTGCTTCCATAAATTCATTTGTGATTCGCACTGAGTTATTGGAGTTTTGTCCGGAAACTGTATTGTATGCTTCGGACTGCCAATCAGTGGTCAACTCTTCAAAGAGTAGGTCTTTGTATCCTTGTCTGGAGAGGTCAATCACTCGTTTGATGTAGTTGTCTGGAACAAATGCTTTTCTTGCTTTTTGGATCGCTTTTTTGAGATCTAAATTGGCAGTTGGGTCGTAAGCTGCTTCACCAAGTGTTTGTTTGGCGGAAGTACAGGTACTCATAATATCGTTTAAGAGACGGTTGTTTAAGATGGATCCCGTAACAAGGGATGCCACTTTTTTCTCTTCTTGAACTTTCCAATCAATGAATTCTTCGATGTCTGGATGGTCCATATCAAGACAAACCATCTTCGCCGCTCGACGAGTGGTTCCTCCTGATTTGATCGCACCTGCAGCTCTGTCCCCAATTTTAAGGAAAGACATAAGGCCGGAACTTTTACCACCACCAGAAAGAGATTCATTGGCAGCTCGTAAGTTCGAGAAATTGGTTCCTGTTCCCGATCCGTATTTGAAAAGGCGAGCTTCACGAACCCAAAGGTCCATGATACCCCCTTCATTCACTAAATCGTCATCCACTGATTGGATGAAACATGCATGGGGTTGCGGGTGTTCGTAAGAAGAGGCGGATCTTACCAATTTTCCCGATTTTGGATCCACATAATAATGTCCTTGTGACTTTCCATCAATTCCATAAGCCCAGTGGAGACCAGTATTGAACCACTGTGGGGAATTGGGTGCAGCCATTTGGCTTGCGAGCATAAAAATAACTTCTTCATAGAAGACACGAGCACTGTCTTCATCAGTAAAATAACCGTGTTTGTAACCCCAGTATGTCCAACATCCCGCAAGGCGGTGGAACACTTGTTTGGAATCAGATTCTCCTACAAAACGATCTTCGGGATTGAGAGCGGAGAGTTTTTCATCGTCAGGAACCGAACGTTGTAACCATTCCGGAATGCCTTTTTCTGCAACTTTCTTCAGATATTTGGGAACACCTTTCCGGCGAAAGTATTTCTGCGCGAGGATATCTGTTGCTACTTGCGACCAAAAATCCGGAACTTCGACTCCGTTAGCCTCAAATACAACGGACCCGTCCGTATTCGTAATTTTAGAATCCTTACGGACCCAAGTAAGATTCGGGTATAGACCCTGATTCCCTTTGGTAAAATGCCTCTCAATTTTCATGCAGACCCCATCTACAACAACATATACAATTTCTATTTTTTCCTCTACCAGGAGCGGAGAGGATTATGTCACAATGAAGGGTTCTTTCGTTAGAAACATCCATTTTTTAAAGCTAGGAAGCCGGAATTCTTAGAATTTTTTCAAAATTTCTGTTGGCTCTAATTGTTTTTTTTCGTTGACCTAGCGACCTTCCTACGTAGCATGGTCACAGATTCGAGATTCCCCTTTAGCTCAGTCGGTAGAGCAAATGACTGTTAATCATTGGGTCGCTGGTTCGAGCCCAGCAGGGGGAGCCATCCGAATCGAACCTGAGTTTTGAAGTCCATCGACTCTCCGAAATCCCTAACATTTTCTTCCCGTTTCCTAGGTTTCTCCCCAAAATTCAAGCAATTTCAGTGCCATAAACCCAATTCTATCACTGTTCTTTTTGGTTTTCTCATTTTTTTTTGCCTACTTCCCCTTGCCGGTGAAGGAAATTCTTTGCCAGAATCACCTCTTTGGAACTCGGAACAAATCCTTTTTGTTACCGCAAGAGCCGGTGAAACCACAGGACATTTGGATTTTTACACTCTAAACGAGGGAGAATGGACTGCAGTGATCGAAAAAATACCGGTGCGACTGGGGCGAAATGGACTCATCCTTCGGGAAGAAAAAAGAGAAGGGGACGGATCCACTCCTGCAGGCAGTTATCCCATCCAAAGAATCATTGGAAAACAAAAAAAGATAATTCGAAATTTAGAATACACTCAAATTCGAAAAAACCATTACTGGAGTGATCACCCTAAGTCCAAAAATTACAACCAATTGATTACACACTACGAAAAAGGGGCAGTTCCCCTTGGAGATTCCTATATTTACGATTTATTTGTTGTGATTGAACACAATACAAAACCGGCTCTTCCTGGAATGGGGAGTATGATCTTTATTCATGTTTGGAATGAAGACAAACCTACTTCTGGTTGTGTGGGTGTCGAATTAAAATGGTTGGAGGGATTGACCAACCAATTGGATGGAAACAAATTACCTTTTCTCGTGATTGTCGAAACAGACGAATGATTATGATTCAGTTTTCATAAAGAAAGAAAATATTAAGTCTTGTCCTTGACAACTAACGCATAACCAGTAGTTTGTTGCGACTATGAGACAAATTTCAAAAACCATTCTCTTGTTAGGTTCTTTGGTTGCATTTATTGGGTGTGTCACTCCAGTTAAAAAGCCAACTACGAATACTATAAATAACAAATCTGGGGCCGTTAGTTTGAAAATTGGGTTTCCAATTTTTTTTCCGTTTGTTCCTGATCGATTTGCATCCAAAGTGTATTTACTGAAAATTTCAAAGGATAAAAAGAATTATTCGGAAATGCCTTTGATTGAGTCTGCAATGCAAAATCGAGATCAAGTGACATTTCTAAATTTGGAACCAGGGGATTATGCTATAGCTGGGTTTTACCGCTTAAACGAAACATCCAATAATTCGGCTGATATCTACGCAATTTTAGATGACGCTTCTATCGAGAAATCGATCTTTAGAGTCAAAGAAAATGAAATAACTATCCTAGGTATCATTTATTGTATGTTGGCTAATGATGCTTTAAACTTACAAGGAAATCAATTTGAACTGTCTAAGAAAATAGCACCCGGTATTGAGAATAATACAGCCGAAGTGGTATTCACTACTTTGGTCGGAGGACACACTCGCCAAGTACGTGTGGAAACAATTACTAAAATAAAAAATTCTCCAGAAGAAATAGATTCATTTAAGCCGACACTAAAAGAAATTTTCGAAGGTACTGCCTGGAAAAGTCAGTTTAAAAATTTGAATTAAAGTTGAGGAAATAAAAAAGCCGGTATTTAGCTTTAAATACCGGCAAAATATGTTGTTTAGGTTTAGAATTGATTAGAAGATCAAAAAGTTGTTAAGGCAAAGTCTTTGTAATCAGGCGTTTTCATTTCCTTCTCCCAACGACTCCAAGTATAAGGCCACATAGCAGGATCTCCATCTGGATCCAAATACCAACTTTGACAACCACCGAGCCAGACTGTGTTTCCCATTCCTGCTTTGAGATAAGCTGCAAATTGTTTTAATGCCTCTTCTGTGGTTTCAATTTCGTCAAATTTCTTTTTTCTCCAATCATGGATCACTTTCATGACGTATTTAGTTTGTATTTCACTCATGGCAATGACAGAGAAATTTCCAATTGGAGTATTGGGACCGAGCATCAATACAAAATTAGGAAAATGCGGAATGAATAAAGATCTGTAAGCTTGGACTTTCTTTTTCCAAACGGAGTCAATGCTAATTCCATCTTTCCCTGTTAGGTTCATAGGCCTCATAAAGTTGAAGGGATGAAATCCAGTCGCAAGGATTAATACATCTAGTTCGTGCAGTGTTCCATCTTTAGTGACAACTCCTTTCTCAGTAATTTTCTCGATCCCTTCTGTCACCAAATCTGCATTAGGTTTTTGTATGGCATCATAGAAGGTTGAGTTTACAATCACTCGTTTGCAACCCACCCGGTAGTTCGGTGTTAGTTTTGCACGTAAAATTGGATCCTTAACAGAAATTCGGAGATTCCGTTTACAAAGAAAACTCATAAGCATATGAGGAATTTTTTTTCCAATCACTGCTTTGGAGAAAGTTTGTTCAACGGCAAAGGTGTACCATTTGTGGAATCGTTTTAGAATATTAGGTTCCTTCCTCCATTTTTTTTTGTCTTCTTCAGTATAGTTGGTATCAGGAACTTTTACAATCCATTGAGGAGTTCTCTGAAACACAGACACTTTTTCCCCTACTTTGATCATTTCAGGAATTACTTGAGCAGCCGTGGACCCTGTGCCAATGATACCAATTCGTTTTCCTTTTAATTCTACTGAATGATCCCATTCAGCAGTATGAAAACATTTGCCTTGGAAAGATTCAAGGCCGGGGATATTCGGCCTTGCAGGATGATGCAAAATTCCGGTTGCAGAAATTAAAAAATCAGAAACGAAAGTCTTCCCTTGGCTGGTTTTGGTGGTCCACTTTCCATTGTTATAGGATGCTTCGTTTACTGCTTCATTGAAATGAATTTTAGGAGTCACTTTGTATTTATCGCTGACCTTCTTGAAGTAGGCTTGGATTTCATCCCCATGGGCAAAACGATGGCTCCATTCTGGATTTGGCTCAAAACTATAAGTATACATATGAGCAGGAATGTCACAAGCAACACCCGGATAGGTGTTTTCTCTCCAAGTGCCCCCTAAGTCATTTTTTTTCTCTAGTATGGTAATGTCCGTGATTCCGGCTTTTTCTAATTCAATCGCTAGTAGGATGCCAGTCATCCCGGCACCTATGACCACAACGGAAGGATTTCTAAGAAGTGATGTTGTCATCTGTTTCCTCGTTTAGTATTTTGTCCGAACCTTGTTATAAGAACATTGTTCCGTAATTCGCAACTGACAGAGAATGACACCAGTTTGGGATTTGTTTGCAATAAAAAAAACATATGTGTGATAAAAAAGGAAATTTGATTTTTAAAATTAGAATCATAGTGATTCTAAAAATGACCCAATTGAACAGTGGCTGGTTTGGTTCATAGGGTGACACGGATCTTCCTTTCAACGGAAAGTCTCGGTTTGCATTTATTTTTCATTTTATTCCTCGTTTCTTTGCAATAT
The sequence above is drawn from the Leptospira sp. WS4.C2 genome and encodes:
- a CDS encoding cell division FtsA domain-containing protein, whose protein sequence is MLSFDQYLAIDYGSTFLKGVLFKKVLGKVVILRTESLPVVELDESEGDPFEYNIIRFIQSFFPEENRFLLNLGIHNLFVRDLTVPLVSEKAIQEVLPFEVENLVPYPMEELEVIGKTWRSNKENSEVISFNVHHSELLRALKPFAKGDLSLSCLSLDSFALSSLVTKNYPLLLAEQTILQLDLGGKYSILNVLFEGKLRHTRQIYIGGEDVSLEIANLLKIELEDARALKESLPVGFLFDTIEKSEETNFLSKFHISAIQWKTLRKFILAKMDQLIHEVENSIFSLPETERPSIILLSGGASLYPGLTAYLEEKLGIKTGRYEFLGINDPSFVTAVATGTHFESRNKVNFLETGFAKKIHTNRFKLSAFKPHLILVSISLVLLFGVFLIGIVLDKRKITANKLVLLEKYKNGIGGELGEDEDPLKLASDKLKAERKKTEIYRLFLSQESVLDVLNEATEQFPSPEVLPFILDQFNFEEKEIQIYGRVNEFGEIGTIQSALEKSEKFTNIQIQNKRLITGVNKFKVSFKIKMDVVTPKDEP
- a CDS encoding vitamin B12-dependent ribonucleotide reductase, translating into MKIERHFTKGNQGLYPNLTWVRKDSKITNTDGSVVFEANGVEVPDFWSQVATDILAQKYFRRKGVPKYLKKVAEKGIPEWLQRSVPDDEKLSALNPEDRFVGESDSKQVFHRLAGCWTYWGYKHGYFTDEDSARVFYEEVIFMLASQMAAPNSPQWFNTGLHWAYGIDGKSQGHYYVDPKSGKLVRSASSYEHPQPHACFIQSVDDDLVNEGGIMDLWVREARLFKYGSGTGTNFSNLRAANESLSGGGKSSGLMSFLKIGDRAAGAIKSGGTTRRAAKMVCLDMDHPDIEEFIDWKVQEEKKVASLVTGSILNNRLLNDIMSTCTSAKQTLGEAAYDPTANLDLKKAIQKARKAFVPDNYIKRVIDLSRQGYKDLLFEELTTDWQSEAYNTVSGQNSNNSVRITNEFMEAVEKDLPFHLYNRTEKEKAKAQNRDAKPAKTLRARDLWERIANAAWNSADPGTQYHSTINEWHTCPEDGAINASNPCSEYMFLDNTACNLASANLVKFLKEDGTFDVEGYRYLNKVWTIILEVSVLMAQFPSKEIAELSYKFRTLGLGYANLGSLLMIMGIPYDSQEAMAVTGAISSIMHMSSYATSAEMAKELGPFVGYEKNKDHMLRVIRNHRRAAYNAPKEEYEGLTITPVGINPSFLPSYLLEAAKEDSDRALELGELYGYRNAQVTVIAPTGTIGLVMDCDTTGIEPDFALVKYKKLAGGGYFKIINQSVPAALKKLGYSQAEQDAIVNYCKGHATFNGAPGVNTARLKEKGFTEDVLEKLEKQLPFVFDVQFAFNKFTLGEDFLSKTLGIDPSVYNSMGFNLLETLGFSADEISQANDYVCGTMTIENAPFIKEKDLAVFDCANKCGKYGKRFLSYQSHIRIMAAAQPFISGAISKTINLPEEATIEDVKNAYLMSWKVMIKANALYRDGSKLSQPLNSVFQLLSAVGEEDEELQTSSAPKTVTEVAEKLVYKYIAERRKLPHRRAGYTQKAMVGGHKVYLRTGEYEDGQLGEIFIDMHKEGAAFRSLMNAFAIAISLGLQHGVPLEEFVEAFTFFKFEPNGMVSGNPHIKMSTSVIDYIFRELAITYLGRYDLAQVSPEDLRTDEVGRKAEPSKDLVGKQESSGLRVPLHVAPISMKSVLEEKPEPVAVAGGTQPTAAQSAAATLKIIAEARTKGYTGDSCTECGSFQMVRNGACLKCISCGSTTGCS
- a CDS encoding L,D-transpeptidase, with protein sequence MPESPLWNSEQILFVTARAGETTGHLDFYTLNEGEWTAVIEKIPVRLGRNGLILREEKREGDGSTPAGSYPIQRIIGKQKKIIRNLEYTQIRKNHYWSDHPKSKNYNQLITHYEKGAVPLGDSYIYDLFVVIEHNTKPALPGMGSMIFIHVWNEDKPTSGCVGVELKWLEGLTNQLDGNKLPFLVIVETDE
- a CDS encoding type II secretion system protein GspJ, producing MFVMRRSRHGFTLVEISIVVMIMAVIFTGIFSVFYTANKISKKGASNKGANRKDILYAMENIRGTLARTYFIDNQKRILFVGKQEGVTGTRNDRIVFASANPNSEEEGQASVREVSFYLRKMPNPKMDGLSYLIRREDEMIDTFPTQGGVEHVLLENVKSFQMKFSERGDKWVDDWNSRTTKKIPRLIRFEIISLVGTTFVKYESLAHPVILYK
- a CDS encoding general secretion pathway protein GspK translates to MNRLRIRLSSTNKKAKKGFMVYLLVMAIGTASMFTASKFFEDAATEYRVARSQADGFRAHMLAKAGFMGAVGALKKIPEEVLYQSGLAMDPPPIPLGGGVIYYTMSPEDGKININSLVKIYDDQPNQRTIEMVTRLFYQFALKREMIFPILDWIDENHQETGGGAEQYYYNRLSPPRKIKNAPFYSLSELLNVKGFDRAVVYESLKPKDYDKNNSKDFMTEEERALRSDKDYVLSNNITAYLPAGDSYDDRININTAPYFVLISLSDFMTKQAAMKILKLKLQKGGYIKELKDLETEPEFQVKTTGDLTLYKELAGEGTDVSGGRIKTKGEVYKITGVGIIKDKVVRKVSGLFDLTNNQMLYYTED
- the gspN gene encoding type II secretion system protein GspN produces the protein MSKQNELEDDFLNEEDQEVQESLLEDDGELFDEDGDEEHTKVNRKQVFTLVAIAFVSFLVFTIFIFPLNEIVRSILIKTGKETGIFMDAKEIHFPMIGRKSFDSFVASFPSGTSIKAEEISLGVSLFGLLQSRLDGDANIGYFSFEGSEWAANIQTLDIPLRLSPIDDKITKWNGEGEIDLAGGKIKESSEIPFLGSLKGTDIRKANLVFKIRSGKLLLERGILESSLAKFQFQGVVRLSDNLAFSQLDLKVCFTLTEKFAQERQDLVGMVALLPQEGGKTCIPIRGTFSSPKVDLPNLNQLGGPAPKAEESAIEPAPVP